One part of the Panthera leo isolate Ple1 chromosome D4, P.leo_Ple1_pat1.1, whole genome shotgun sequence genome encodes these proteins:
- the OLFM1 gene encoding noelin isoform X4, producing the protein MCSRDARTKQLRQLLEKVQNMSQSIEVLDRRTQRDLQYVEKMENQMKGLESKFRQVEESHRQHLARQFKAIKAKMDELRPLIPVLEEYKADAKLVLQFKEEVQNLTSVLNELQEEIGAYDYDELQSRVSNLEERLRACMQKLACGKLTGISDPVTIKTSGSRFGSWMTDPLAPEGDNRVWYMDGYHNNRFVREYKSMADFMTTDNFTSHRLPHPWSGTGQVVYNGSIYFNKFQSHIVIRFDLKTEAILKTRSLDYAGYNNMYHYAWGGHSDIDLMVDENGLWAVYATNQNAGNIVISKLDPVSLQVLQTWNTSYPKRSAGEAFIICGTLYVTNGYSGGTKVHYAYQTNASTYEYIDIPFQNKYSHISMLDYNPKDRALYAWNNGHQILYNVTLFHVIRSDEL; encoded by the exons ATGTGTTCACGGGACGCCCGCACGAAACAGCTCAGGCAGCTGCTGGAGAAG GTGCAGAACATGTCTCAGTCCATAGAGGTCCTGGACAGGCGGACTCAGAGAGACTTACAGTACGTGGAAAAGATGGAGAACCAGATGAAGGGGCTGGAGTCCAAGTTCAGACAGGTGGAGGAGAGCCACAGGCAGCACCTGGCCAGGCAGTTCAAG GCGATAAAAGCGAAAATGGATGAACTTAGGCCTTTGATACCTGTGTTGGAGGAGTACAAGGCCGATGCCAAATTGGTATTGCAGTTTAAAGAGGAGGTCCAGAACCTGACGTCAGTGCTTAACGAGCTGCAAGAGGAGATTGGCGCCTATGACTACGATGAACTGCAGAGCAGAGTGTCCAATCTTGAAGAAAGGCTCCGTGCATGCATGCAAAAACTAG CTTGTGGCAAGCTGACGGGCATCAGTGACCCCGTGACCATCAAGACCTCTGGCTCGAGGTTCGGGTCCTGGATGACAGACCCTCTGGCCCCAGAAGGGGATAACAGG GTTTGGTACATGGACGGCTACCACAACAACCGCTTCGTCCGCGAGTACAAATCCATGGCCGACTTCATGACCACGGACAATTTCACGTCCCACCGCCTCCCGCACCCCTGGTCCGGCACGGGGCAGGTGGTCTACAACGGCTCCATCTACTTCAACAAGTTCCAAAGCCACATCGTCATCAGGTTCGACCTGAAGACGGAGGCCATCCTCAAGACACGCAGCCTGGACTACGCCGGCTACAACAACATGTACCACTACGCCTGGGGCGGCCACTCGGACATCGACCTCATGGTGGACGAGAACGGGCTGTGGGCCGTCTACGCCACCAACCAGAACGCCGGCAACATCGTGATCAGCAAGCTGGACCCCGTGTCCCTGCAGGTGCTACAGACCTGGAACACAAGCTACCCCAAGCGCAGTGCCGGCGAGGCCTTCATCATCTGCGGGACCCTCTACGTCACCAACGGCTACTCGGGGGGCACCAAGGTCCACTACGCGTACCAGACCAACGCCTCCACCTACGAGTACATCGACATCCCCTTCCAGAACAAGTACTCCCACATCTCCATGTTGGATTACAACCCCAAGGACCGCGCCCTGTACGCCTGGAACAACGGCCACCAGATCCTCTACAACGTCACCCTGTTCCACGTCATCCGGTCCGATGAGTTGTAG
- the OLFM1 gene encoding noelin isoform X2 produces MPGRRPWQPDMQPARKLLSLLFLVLMGTELTQVLPTNPEESWQVYSSAQDSEGRCICTVVAPQQTMCSRDARTKQLRQLLEKVQNMSQSIEVLDRRTQRDLQYVEKMENQMKGLESKFRQVEESHRQHLARQFKAIKAKMDELRPLIPVLEEYKADAKLVLQFKEEVQNLTSVLNELQEEIGAYDYDELQSRVSNLEERLRACMQKLACGKLTGISDPVTIKTSGSRFGSWMTDPLAPEGDNRVWYMDGYHNNRFVREYKSMADFMTTDNFTSHRLPHPWSGTGQVVYNGSIYFNKFQSHIVIRFDLKTEAILKTRSLDYAGYNNMYHYAWGGHSDIDLMVDENGLWAVYATNQNAGNIVISKLDPVSLQVLQTWNTSYPKRSAGEAFIICGTLYVTNGYSGGTKVHYAYQTNASTYEYIDIPFQNKYSHISMLDYNPKDRALYAWNNGHQILYNVTLFHVIRSDEL; encoded by the exons gtgTTGCCCACCAACCCCGAGGAGAGCTGGCAGGTTTATAGTTCTGCCCAAGACAGCGAGGGCAGGTGTATCTGCACAGTGGTCGCCCCCCAGCAGACCATGTGTTCACGGGACGCCCGCACGAAACAGCTCAGGCAGCTGCTGGAGAAG GTGCAGAACATGTCTCAGTCCATAGAGGTCCTGGACAGGCGGACTCAGAGAGACTTACAGTACGTGGAAAAGATGGAGAACCAGATGAAGGGGCTGGAGTCCAAGTTCAGACAGGTGGAGGAGAGCCACAGGCAGCACCTGGCCAGGCAGTTCAAG GCGATAAAAGCGAAAATGGATGAACTTAGGCCTTTGATACCTGTGTTGGAGGAGTACAAGGCCGATGCCAAATTGGTATTGCAGTTTAAAGAGGAGGTCCAGAACCTGACGTCAGTGCTTAACGAGCTGCAAGAGGAGATTGGCGCCTATGACTACGATGAACTGCAGAGCAGAGTGTCCAATCTTGAAGAAAGGCTCCGTGCATGCATGCAAAAACTAG CTTGTGGCAAGCTGACGGGCATCAGTGACCCCGTGACCATCAAGACCTCTGGCTCGAGGTTCGGGTCCTGGATGACAGACCCTCTGGCCCCAGAAGGGGATAACAGG GTTTGGTACATGGACGGCTACCACAACAACCGCTTCGTCCGCGAGTACAAATCCATGGCCGACTTCATGACCACGGACAATTTCACGTCCCACCGCCTCCCGCACCCCTGGTCCGGCACGGGGCAGGTGGTCTACAACGGCTCCATCTACTTCAACAAGTTCCAAAGCCACATCGTCATCAGGTTCGACCTGAAGACGGAGGCCATCCTCAAGACACGCAGCCTGGACTACGCCGGCTACAACAACATGTACCACTACGCCTGGGGCGGCCACTCGGACATCGACCTCATGGTGGACGAGAACGGGCTGTGGGCCGTCTACGCCACCAACCAGAACGCCGGCAACATCGTGATCAGCAAGCTGGACCCCGTGTCCCTGCAGGTGCTACAGACCTGGAACACAAGCTACCCCAAGCGCAGTGCCGGCGAGGCCTTCATCATCTGCGGGACCCTCTACGTCACCAACGGCTACTCGGGGGGCACCAAGGTCCACTACGCGTACCAGACCAACGCCTCCACCTACGAGTACATCGACATCCCCTTCCAGAACAAGTACTCCCACATCTCCATGTTGGATTACAACCCCAAGGACCGCGCCCTGTACGCCTGGAACAACGGCCACCAGATCCTCTACAACGTCACCCTGTTCCACGTCATCCGGTCCGATGAGTTGTAG
- the OLFM1 gene encoding noelin isoform X3, translating to MSQSIEVLDRRTQRDLQYVEKMENQMKGLESKFRQVEESHRQHLARQFKAIKAKMDELRPLIPVLEEYKADAKLVLQFKEEVQNLTSVLNELQEEIGAYDYDELQSRVSNLEERLRACMQKLACGKLTGISDPVTIKTSGSRFGSWMTDPLAPEGDNRVWYMDGYHNNRFVREYKSMADFMTTDNFTSHRLPHPWSGTGQVVYNGSIYFNKFQSHIVIRFDLKTEAILKTRSLDYAGYNNMYHYAWGGHSDIDLMVDENGLWAVYATNQNAGNIVISKLDPVSLQVLQTWNTSYPKRSAGEAFIICGTLYVTNGYSGGTKVHYAYQTNASTYEYIDIPFQNKYSHISMLDYNPKDRALYAWNNGHQILYNVTLFHVIRSDEL from the exons ATGTCTCAGTCCATAGAGGTCCTGGACAGGCGGACTCAGAGAGACTTACAGTACGTGGAAAAGATGGAGAACCAGATGAAGGGGCTGGAGTCCAAGTTCAGACAGGTGGAGGAGAGCCACAGGCAGCACCTGGCCAGGCAGTTCAAG GCGATAAAAGCGAAAATGGATGAACTTAGGCCTTTGATACCTGTGTTGGAGGAGTACAAGGCCGATGCCAAATTGGTATTGCAGTTTAAAGAGGAGGTCCAGAACCTGACGTCAGTGCTTAACGAGCTGCAAGAGGAGATTGGCGCCTATGACTACGATGAACTGCAGAGCAGAGTGTCCAATCTTGAAGAAAGGCTCCGTGCATGCATGCAAAAACTAG CTTGTGGCAAGCTGACGGGCATCAGTGACCCCGTGACCATCAAGACCTCTGGCTCGAGGTTCGGGTCCTGGATGACAGACCCTCTGGCCCCAGAAGGGGATAACAGG GTTTGGTACATGGACGGCTACCACAACAACCGCTTCGTCCGCGAGTACAAATCCATGGCCGACTTCATGACCACGGACAATTTCACGTCCCACCGCCTCCCGCACCCCTGGTCCGGCACGGGGCAGGTGGTCTACAACGGCTCCATCTACTTCAACAAGTTCCAAAGCCACATCGTCATCAGGTTCGACCTGAAGACGGAGGCCATCCTCAAGACACGCAGCCTGGACTACGCCGGCTACAACAACATGTACCACTACGCCTGGGGCGGCCACTCGGACATCGACCTCATGGTGGACGAGAACGGGCTGTGGGCCGTCTACGCCACCAACCAGAACGCCGGCAACATCGTGATCAGCAAGCTGGACCCCGTGTCCCTGCAGGTGCTACAGACCTGGAACACAAGCTACCCCAAGCGCAGTGCCGGCGAGGCCTTCATCATCTGCGGGACCCTCTACGTCACCAACGGCTACTCGGGGGGCACCAAGGTCCACTACGCGTACCAGACCAACGCCTCCACCTACGAGTACATCGACATCCCCTTCCAGAACAAGTACTCCCACATCTCCATGTTGGATTACAACCCCAAGGACCGCGCCCTGTACGCCTGGAACAACGGCCACCAGATCCTCTACAACGTCACCCTGTTCCACGTCATCCGGTCCGATGAGTTGTAG
- the OLFM1 gene encoding noelin isoform X1 has product MSVPLLKIGVVLSTMAMITNWMSQTLPSLVGLNTTKLSAASGGTLDRSTGVLPTNPEESWQVYSSAQDSEGRCICTVVAPQQTMCSRDARTKQLRQLLEKVQNMSQSIEVLDRRTQRDLQYVEKMENQMKGLESKFRQVEESHRQHLARQFKAIKAKMDELRPLIPVLEEYKADAKLVLQFKEEVQNLTSVLNELQEEIGAYDYDELQSRVSNLEERLRACMQKLACGKLTGISDPVTIKTSGSRFGSWMTDPLAPEGDNRVWYMDGYHNNRFVREYKSMADFMTTDNFTSHRLPHPWSGTGQVVYNGSIYFNKFQSHIVIRFDLKTEAILKTRSLDYAGYNNMYHYAWGGHSDIDLMVDENGLWAVYATNQNAGNIVISKLDPVSLQVLQTWNTSYPKRSAGEAFIICGTLYVTNGYSGGTKVHYAYQTNASTYEYIDIPFQNKYSHISMLDYNPKDRALYAWNNGHQILYNVTLFHVIRSDEL; this is encoded by the exons ATGTCGGTGCCGCTGCTCAAGATCGGGGTTGTGCTGAGCACCATGGCCATGATCACCAACTGGATGTCCCAGACGCTGCCCTCGCTGGTGGGCCTCAACACCACCAAGCTCTCGGCGGCCAGCGGCGGGACGCTCGACCGCAGCACCGGC gtgTTGCCCACCAACCCCGAGGAGAGCTGGCAGGTTTATAGTTCTGCCCAAGACAGCGAGGGCAGGTGTATCTGCACAGTGGTCGCCCCCCAGCAGACCATGTGTTCACGGGACGCCCGCACGAAACAGCTCAGGCAGCTGCTGGAGAAG GTGCAGAACATGTCTCAGTCCATAGAGGTCCTGGACAGGCGGACTCAGAGAGACTTACAGTACGTGGAAAAGATGGAGAACCAGATGAAGGGGCTGGAGTCCAAGTTCAGACAGGTGGAGGAGAGCCACAGGCAGCACCTGGCCAGGCAGTTCAAG GCGATAAAAGCGAAAATGGATGAACTTAGGCCTTTGATACCTGTGTTGGAGGAGTACAAGGCCGATGCCAAATTGGTATTGCAGTTTAAAGAGGAGGTCCAGAACCTGACGTCAGTGCTTAACGAGCTGCAAGAGGAGATTGGCGCCTATGACTACGATGAACTGCAGAGCAGAGTGTCCAATCTTGAAGAAAGGCTCCGTGCATGCATGCAAAAACTAG CTTGTGGCAAGCTGACGGGCATCAGTGACCCCGTGACCATCAAGACCTCTGGCTCGAGGTTCGGGTCCTGGATGACAGACCCTCTGGCCCCAGAAGGGGATAACAGG GTTTGGTACATGGACGGCTACCACAACAACCGCTTCGTCCGCGAGTACAAATCCATGGCCGACTTCATGACCACGGACAATTTCACGTCCCACCGCCTCCCGCACCCCTGGTCCGGCACGGGGCAGGTGGTCTACAACGGCTCCATCTACTTCAACAAGTTCCAAAGCCACATCGTCATCAGGTTCGACCTGAAGACGGAGGCCATCCTCAAGACACGCAGCCTGGACTACGCCGGCTACAACAACATGTACCACTACGCCTGGGGCGGCCACTCGGACATCGACCTCATGGTGGACGAGAACGGGCTGTGGGCCGTCTACGCCACCAACCAGAACGCCGGCAACATCGTGATCAGCAAGCTGGACCCCGTGTCCCTGCAGGTGCTACAGACCTGGAACACAAGCTACCCCAAGCGCAGTGCCGGCGAGGCCTTCATCATCTGCGGGACCCTCTACGTCACCAACGGCTACTCGGGGGGCACCAAGGTCCACTACGCGTACCAGACCAACGCCTCCACCTACGAGTACATCGACATCCCCTTCCAGAACAAGTACTCCCACATCTCCATGTTGGATTACAACCCCAAGGACCGCGCCCTGTACGCCTGGAACAACGGCCACCAGATCCTCTACAACGTCACCCTGTTCCACGTCATCCGGTCCGATGAGTTGTAG